A genomic window from Sulfurimonas paralvinellae includes:
- a CDS encoding YggS family pyridoxal phosphate-dependent enzyme, which translates to MTQTEYKLYIDDVIRRVESARLKVSEHHIVKIVAVSKYSTADDIERLYHIGQRAFGENKVQDLREKAKTLEDLPLEWHFIGNLQKNKINNLLDINPALFQALDSLELAHELQKKLVAKEMTLDCLLQINSAKEESKHGLMPEVALEVYKQIQNECPNIHLKGVMSIGAHSDDEAVVRKSFETTYDIFTQLEDASICSMGMSGDFELAIECGSNMVRLGSIMFNR; encoded by the coding sequence ATGACACAAACAGAATATAAATTATACATAGACGATGTTATCAGACGTGTAGAGAGTGCGCGTCTAAAAGTCAGTGAGCATCACATTGTAAAGATCGTAGCTGTAAGCAAATACTCCACTGCCGATGATATTGAGAGACTCTACCACATCGGGCAGCGTGCCTTTGGTGAAAACAAGGTTCAAGACCTGCGTGAGAAGGCCAAAACACTTGAGGATCTTCCACTGGAGTGGCACTTTATAGGTAATTTGCAAAAAAACAAGATCAACAATCTTCTTGACATCAATCCTGCTCTCTTTCAGGCGCTCGACTCTCTAGAACTTGCTCATGAATTACAAAAAAAACTTGTTGCAAAAGAGATGACGCTTGATTGTTTACTGCAGATAAACTCGGCAAAAGAAGAGTCCAAGCACGGCCTTATGCCCGAAGTCGCTCTTGAGGTTTACAAGCAGATTCAAAACGAATGTCCAAATATACACTTAAAAGGAGTTATGAGCATTGGAGCGCATAGTGACGATGAAGCTGTTGTACGAAAAAGCTTTGAGACGACTTATGATATTTTCACACAGCTAGAAGATGCTTCTATCTGTTCAATGGGCATGAGCGGAGACTTTGAACTCGCAATTGAGTGCGGCTCAAATATGGTTCGTCTCGGCTCTATCATGTTCAACAGATAA
- the pgsA gene encoding CDP-diacylglycerol--glycerol-3-phosphate 3-phosphatidyltransferase: MLNLPNFLASLRIVLAPLMFWVILNPQVFTNNGYDITWNYYFASLLFVLASVTDFFDGYIARQWNQMTLLGAILDPLADKMLTLAAFLGLMVVGEASAWAIYIIIVRELFITGIRTVAVGEGVSVKASWSGKVKTVAQMIAIGFLLMRWPYGEALLWFAVFLTVYSGLEYLWGFRKALLKDEI, encoded by the coding sequence TTGTTAAATCTACCAAATTTTTTGGCATCCCTGCGCATTGTGCTTGCACCGCTTATGTTCTGGGTCATTTTAAACCCGCAAGTTTTTACAAATAACGGCTATGACATCACGTGGAATTACTACTTTGCATCACTACTCTTTGTTCTGGCTTCAGTTACGGACTTTTTTGACGGCTACATCGCACGCCAGTGGAATCAGATGACACTTCTTGGAGCTATTTTGGATCCGCTGGCCGATAAAATGCTCACACTAGCAGCTTTTTTGGGACTTATGGTCGTAGGTGAAGCTTCGGCATGGGCTATCTACATCATCATCGTACGTGAGCTTTTCATTACCGGCATACGTACGGTCGCCGTTGGTGAAGGTGTGAGTGTCAAAGCTTCCTGGTCAGGCAAGGTCAAAACGGTTGCACAGATGATAGCTATCGGCTTCTTACTGATGCGATGGCCATATGGTGAAGCCTTGCTCTGGTTTGCCGTATTTCTAACGGTTTACTCAGGGCTTGAATACCTCTGGGGTTTTCGAAAAGCACTTTTAAAGGATGAAATCTAA
- a CDS encoding DUF6858 family protein: protein MTQSLLMDKYSVYSVDIQKTETTFSNIDEIIAYLQSKIAAHPFATEIAIFDHYTHTKSIEEHVLDEKIKAAKNLVFCFGKMLPDAKMLAVRPRSIGVTDLGDIFEISFLEVPNEALQKVTEEWVKSIKNK from the coding sequence ATGACACAATCACTATTAATGGACAAATATTCAGTATATTCAGTTGATATTCAAAAAACTGAAACTACTTTTTCAAATATAGATGAAATTATTGCCTACTTACAAAGTAAAATCGCCGCACATCCATTTGCAACGGAAATAGCGATTTTTGACCACTATACACATACAAAATCAATCGAAGAACATGTTTTAGATGAGAAGATTAAAGCAGCGAAAAACTTAGTATTTTGTTTTGGAAAAATGCTTCCGGATGCTAAAATGCTTGCCGTACGTCCAAGAAGTATCGGTGTGACAGATTTAGGAGATATTTTCGAGATCAGTTTCTTGGAAGTTCCAAACGAAGCACTCCAAAAAGTGACAGAAGAGTGGGTCAAATCAATTAAAAACAAGTAA
- the rseP gene encoding RIP metalloprotease RseP: MGYLVSLLVLSGLIFFHELGHFTAARLMGVYVEVFSIGFGKRLFTFKAFSTEWSISAIPLGGYVRMKGQDDTDPSKKIYAPDSYNSKTPLQRIFILAAGPLANFVLAFILYFAIALGNPSALAPVVGDVVKDSPAFVAGLKSNDTILSINGKKVATWKEMAELIKESKGAIALEVDRKGYLKLITLTPKLQDAKNMYGEDIKRKMIGVSAAGVMKKRNMDFFQKLEYATDQTVFASTLIFTGVKKLIFGEVPASEMGGVISIVKLTSDATDAGWMSVLFFAALISVNLGVLNLLPIPALDGGHIMFNLYELLFRREPSEKILVNLTIAGWVILFGLMGLGLFNDINRIFGQG; encoded by the coding sequence ATGGGTTACTTGGTTTCACTGCTAGTCCTCTCCGGACTTATATTTTTTCATGAACTTGGACACTTTACGGCTGCACGCCTTATGGGTGTCTATGTAGAGGTCTTCAGCATCGGTTTTGGAAAACGACTTTTTACTTTCAAGGCTTTTAGCACAGAGTGGAGCATCTCGGCCATTCCATTGGGCGGTTATGTCCGCATGAAAGGTCAGGATGACACGGATCCGAGTAAAAAGATCTATGCACCCGACAGCTACAACTCTAAAACACCCCTGCAGCGTATTTTCATCCTTGCAGCAGGACCGCTTGCGAACTTCGTTCTGGCATTTATTCTCTACTTTGCCATCGCTCTTGGCAATCCTTCTGCCTTGGCACCGGTTGTCGGTGATGTCGTCAAAGATTCTCCGGCATTTGTTGCGGGATTGAAGTCTAACGATACAATCCTTTCCATCAACGGCAAGAAGGTTGCAACATGGAAAGAGATGGCAGAGCTCATCAAAGAATCAAAAGGTGCTATTGCCCTTGAAGTAGATAGAAAAGGCTACCTCAAACTCATCACGCTCACGCCAAAACTCCAAGATGCAAAAAACATGTATGGAGAGGACATCAAACGCAAAATGATAGGTGTCTCCGCTGCCGGTGTCATGAAAAAGCGAAACATGGACTTTTTTCAAAAGCTTGAGTATGCCACAGACCAGACGGTCTTTGCTTCAACGCTTATCTTTACAGGTGTCAAAAAACTCATCTTCGGAGAAGTTCCGGCTTCTGAGATGGGCGGCGTTATAAGTATCGTCAAACTCACATCCGATGCGACGGATGCCGGCTGGATGAGCGTACTTTTCTTCGCAGCACTCATCAGTGTTAATCTTGGCGTGCTTAATTTACTTCCAATTCCGGCACTTGACGGCGGACACATCATGTTCAATCTGTATGAACTCCTCTTTCGTCGTGAGCCGAGTGAGAAGATACTCGTCAATCTCACCATTGCCGGCTGGGTCATTCTCTTTGGTTTAATGGGACTTGGGCTCTTTAACGACATTAACAGAATTTTTGGACAAGGATAG